Below is a genomic region from Tenuifilum sp. 4138str.
AAAATGCTGGTTGAAGTACCCAACGATATAAGTGGCATTGTAAAATGCGTTAACCCAAAGTGTATCACCAACGTTGAAAAGGTTACCCCTAAATTCAAGGTGGTTGACAAGAATAGCGTGTCGTTAAAGTGCCACTACTGCGAAAAAATTACCGACCAGGAACACATGGAGTACCTATAAACAGTAAAGCCCCGGGAACGGGGCTTCGCTGTTTTTAACATTTTCCCGTTACGATATCGAGATCTGACGTACGGGTTTAACCTTAGCTTCTTCCTTCTTTGGGATGATAATGCTTAAGATGCCGTCCTTGTACGAAGCTTTAATCTTATCGGTGTCGGCTGTATCGGGTAAGGTGAACGACCTTTTGAATGAGGAGTAACGGAACTCACGACGCATTACCTTTTCGTCCTTATTCTCCTCCTTAACCTCTTTCTCGCTGGAAATCTCCAGCACGTTGTTGTTCAAGTCAACCTTAAAGTCCTTCTTGTCGAACCCGGGAGCAGCCACCTCAATGGTGTAATCGTCCTTCCCTTCCTTGATGTTTACCGAAGGGATTGTTACACTCTCGCTGTCGTCAAAGAAACGGCTGATAAAATCATCCCCAAAGAACTCATCTACCAGACTTGGTAGAGTGCTTCTGCGACGTAACATTGGCATCATAGTTTTACCCTCCCATTATTTTGGTTAGACATCAATGCTTTCACCTAGCATTTTTCAAACCGTATGCCAACCCTTTATTCGTGCCATTTTTTCACCACACAAGGCAAAAACAAGCCAATTTGTCGCAAAAAATATTATGAATTAGACGTTAACAAGAGCAATATGAACCTGAAACATTCATAACACAAGAACATATTGCAGAACTATTAAAATATACAAATTAACTAAACTACAAGACTAATTGGAACGCACGAACATCAACTAATACTGGCATGTGCTATGTTTGCGTGTTAACACTATTTTTTATAATTTCACTTGCATACTACAAAAAAAATCTATAATTTTGTAACATGCGTCTGGGAAGAGTCGCCAAGCGTCTCAATCATGGGAATCATTCCTTGAAACCAGTCGCTTTTTTTATTTTTGACACTAATGGTATACTTCTGTTACATTGATGAATCAGGAACTCCTGACATTCCAGGAAATACAAGTCATTACGTTTTAGCTGGTTTGTCAATCCCAATATGTTATTGGAAGAGATGTGAAAGGGGGATATCATCATTAAAACAAAAATACGATTTACAAGGCTCTGAAATCCATACAGGGTGGATAATGCGTAAATATATTGAGCAAAGCAGAATTGTAGGATTTGAAACTATGAATTATGCTCAAAGACGACATGAGGTACAAAAATTTAGAAATGCAGAACTTCTCAAACTTCAAAAGAGTCAAAATAAAAGTCACTATAAACAAACTAAAAAGAATTATCATCAAACAGAAGCTTATATTCACTTAACATATTATGAAAGAGTTGCTTTTATCCAAGAATTAGCCGATTTAATTGGTAGTTGGAA
It encodes:
- a CDS encoding Hsp20/alpha crystallin family protein; the encoded protein is MLRRRSTLPSLVDEFFGDDFISRFFDDSESVTIPSVNIKEGKDDYTIEVAAPGFDKKDFKVDLNNNVLEISSEKEVKEENKDEKVMRREFRYSSFKRSFTLPDTADTDKIKASYKDGILSIIIPKKEEAKVKPVRQISIS